In one Pseudomonas tensinigenes genomic region, the following are encoded:
- a CDS encoding LysR family transcriptional regulator: MRLRHIEVIQALLQTGHLGTAAEWLQLPVTEVEERLREAESQLGFMLFASVRGRLQSTPEARALQVEIAHVYEALEPVQRLASSLKQYLAPPLRIIGTPPLAQQLLPQSLAALRRRLPDAPCSLLSAPTRDIVRSLLLRESELGLSLHDPEHPDIDCRPLAQGKLQLLAPHGWLQPKQKYISLQDLAGQAMVGLEGQDPLSPALENKLQALRPAPSIQTRVQTHQMMRSMVEAGEGLAIVDPFTALGARAAGLDVCPLSPAVPISLYALTFKHAAPSAAIQTLLAIITEQAEAMLAS; this comes from the coding sequence ATTCAGGCGCTCTTGCAGACCGGTCACCTGGGCACCGCGGCCGAATGGCTGCAGTTGCCGGTGACCGAGGTCGAAGAGCGTTTGCGCGAAGCCGAGAGTCAGTTGGGGTTCATGCTGTTCGCCAGCGTGCGCGGGCGCCTGCAATCGACGCCCGAAGCAAGGGCGTTACAGGTAGAAATCGCTCACGTTTATGAAGCGTTGGAACCCGTGCAACGGCTGGCCAGCAGCCTCAAGCAATACCTCGCCCCGCCACTGCGCATCATCGGCACCCCGCCGCTGGCGCAACAATTACTCCCGCAAAGCCTTGCTGCCCTGCGCCGACGCCTGCCCGATGCGCCGTGCAGCCTGCTCAGTGCGCCGACCCGCGATATCGTCCGCAGCCTGTTGTTGCGCGAAAGCGAACTGGGCTTGAGCCTGCACGACCCCGAACATCCCGACATTGATTGCCGGCCATTGGCCCAGGGCAAGCTGCAACTGCTCGCGCCCCACGGCTGGCTGCAACCGAAACAGAAATACATTTCCCTGCAGGATCTCGCGGGCCAGGCCATGGTCGGCCTCGAAGGCCAAGACCCGTTGAGCCCGGCGCTGGAAAACAAACTTCAGGCGCTGCGCCCGGCACCGAGCATCCAGACCCGGGTGCAAACCCATCAGATGATGCGCAGCATGGTCGAGGCCGGCGAAGGCCTGGCCATCGTCGACCCGTTCACCGCACTGGGCGCGCGCGCCGCCGGGCTGGATGTCTGCCCGCTGTCGCCAGCCGTGCCGATCAGCCTCTACGCGCTGACCTTCAAGCACGCCGCGCCGTCGGCGGCGATTCAGACGTTACTGGCGATCATCACGGAACAAGCCGAGGCGATGCTGGCGAGCTGA
- a CDS encoding GNAT family N-acetyltransferase has protein sequence MQPVMNPKYPGLSVRVADEGFAPYIWGSDFSFEVAAYGAAVIGQPVEQWRVTPIVPYRKCYGIDPEEFSAFHNAPDSAIFMAYLDDEPVGHLVISTNWNGFAHIDELAVHAPARRHGVAKALLDVAQFWSRKKKLPGIMLETQNNNLGACRLYERCGYVIGGVDQLRYRGIDPNTAEVALFWYRLFDNPLENSLSSPASPRLVP, from the coding sequence ATGCAACCGGTCATGAATCCGAAATACCCAGGGCTGTCGGTGCGCGTCGCCGATGAAGGCTTTGCGCCGTATATCTGGGGCAGCGACTTCAGTTTCGAAGTCGCCGCTTATGGCGCCGCCGTCATTGGTCAGCCGGTCGAGCAATGGCGGGTGACGCCGATCGTGCCGTACCGCAAATGCTACGGCATTGATCCGGAAGAGTTCAGCGCTTTCCACAACGCGCCGGACAGCGCGATTTTCATGGCCTATCTCGACGATGAGCCGGTTGGCCATCTGGTGATCAGCACCAACTGGAACGGTTTTGCGCACATCGATGAGCTGGCGGTGCATGCGCCGGCCCGGCGTCATGGTGTGGCCAAGGCGTTGCTCGATGTCGCGCAGTTCTGGAGTCGCAAGAAAAAGCTGCCGGGCATCATGCTCGAAACCCAGAACAACAACCTCGGCGCCTGTCGATTGTATGAGCGTTGTGGCTACGTGATTGGTGGCGTGGACCAGTTGCGCTATCGCGGCATTGATCCGAACACCGCCGAAGTGGCGTTGTTCTGGTATCGATTGTTCGATAATCCGCTGGAGAACTCGCTCAGCTCGCCAGCATCGCCTCGGCTTGTTCCGTGA